The DNA window TTAGCGTAGACTCAACAGCACTTAATGGTAGATGGAATGGGCATATGGCTGCAGCTACTGCTATAGATGGTCACAATTGGATGTATCCACTTGCTTTTGGGTTCATAGATGGTGAGACAATAGATAACTGGACATGGTTTATGAGTCAACTACATAAGGCCATAGGTCACCTACCAGTACTTGCTATTTGCACTGATGCATGCAAAGGGTTAGAAAAAGCAGTAAAAGATGTGTTCCCTCAAGCTGAACATAGAGAATGTTTTAGGCATCTAATGCAGAATTTTATTAAAAGATTTGGGGGAGATATTTTTTCAAAGATGTATCCTGCAGCAAGAACATATAGGCCTCAAGTATTTAGATATTTCTTGAACCAAATTGTGACAGCTAGCCCTGATGTATTGGAATGGCTTCAAAACCATCACAAATTGTTATGGATGAGAAGTGCCTTCAACCCTGAAATCAAGTGTGACTATATTACCAACAACCTTGCAGAGAGTTTCAATAATTGGATCAAAGATTGGAAAGACCTACCTGTAGCTGAGCTTGCTGACAAGATTAGAGAGATGATAATGACACTTTGGAACAAGAGACGTGCAATTTCAGAGAAGCTTCATGGTAGGATCCTACCTGCAGTACTACAACAATTGAAAGCAAGGACTAGGGGTTTAGGAAACCTAACAGTTGTGAAGGCAGGTGCTTTTGCTGCAGAGATACATGACACAACCAGCACACATAACAGACATGTTGTCAAGTCACATTTGCATGAATGTACCTGTGTTCAGTGGCAGCACACTGGAAAACCTTGTCAGCATGCCTTGGTCCTCATAACAGCACAACAAAGTTCTGAAGTTAAGATGGAAGACTTTGTTCATGATTATTACTCAGTGGAAAGGTTCAAGAATGCTTATAAGAGACTGATAGAGCCACTTCCAGATAAGACCCAATGGCCTGAAGTTGTGCTTGACTTTGCAGTTCACGCCCCTTTAGCTAAAAGACCTGCTGGAAAGCCCAGAAAACTGAGAATCAAAGGATGTCTGGAGGGGGGAAGTGGTGGCATGAGCAAAAAAGATGCAAAGGATGCTGCCAATCAGGCCGATAAAGATGCAGAAATTGAAGCTGCTAAGGgaaagaggcaactaattgcaggGAAAAGGAAGTGCAAGCGGTGCGGTGAACTGGGTCATGGAGAAACTAGCTACAAGTGCAAGCTAAATGGGACAAAGAAAAGGTAGCATCTTTTATTCTTCATTTTATTGATTGAGTGCAGACAACTAATATTTTTTTCTCCCTGCAGGAAAAGAAAGCCCAGGAAAAATACTACTAAATATGGGCCAAATGCTAAAGTCCCAACAAAAAGGGCAAAGAAGCAAGACAATGAGCCTGAAAACCCTATTGTGCAACCTGAGAATGCAACTGTGGAAGCTGATAATGCAACTGTGCAAGCCTTGAATGAAACTGCTATAGTCCCATTTGTTGCAGAAGATTCAATTGTAGTAACCAGCCCCACCAAACCGAATAATGAAGCAATCTTGCAAGACAGCCCAATTAGGCTGACAAGAAGGTAAACACAGCCATCTATACTTCCTGAAACTTGATTGTACAGTTACTTAATTTTCTTCCTTTTTTCAGCCGCTTCGCATTGTTGGTGGGAGAAGGCACAAATGGCCAACCTACTGAGACTGATGGGTCTCCCAGCACTACTCAAGGAACACCAAGAAAGAAGAGAACGACACCGAAGAAGTTGGTCCCAAGGAAAAAAAACTGAGAAGCTGTCATTTTCGTAACCTGTGTGTTTCTGAAACTGTGTCCTGTATGAAACTTGAAGAACATGTGTCTTGTATGAGTTGTATGTGTTACTGAAACTTGTGTGTCCTGTATGAGTTGTAAGTGTTACTGAAACTTGAAGAACCTGTGTCTTGTATGAAACTACTATTGCACTGGAATATATGAAAAATCTGTGCTTTATGTTGGTGGAAAATCTGAAACTTGATGAATGACAGAGAAATGATAGAAAAAATCTGTGCTTTATTCTGAAACTACTACTGCACTGAAACTTGATGAATGACTAAGAAACTTGATTGTATGCAGCTTAGTTGTATTCTGGGTTTTATTCTGAAACTCGATGAAAATCTGTTCTTCTGACCTGCATGTATAACGAGCAGATCATGTTGTGTGGACTCTAAAGATTTTACTTGTTCAGAATGTCCTCTTCTCTATATGCTAAAAAAAAGCTAGAGATGAATGATAACCACTTGCAGATTCTGAGCAATGGAAGATACAGAAGCATTGAGCACAGGGCCGTGGTGCACCCAAGCAAGGAGCGCATGTCCAGGATACCAGACTTCGACAGAACAGAAAATCTCATTTATTTGGGCACCAAATACACTTCGATAGACAAAATTTCATACATCAAGTGCTACAGTCTGTTCATCTGACAGTTTACTACTACTGCAAACTTGATACAAGTACACAAGATTCAACCACTCTTGACAATTGCATACAAATTGCTAACTAACACAAGTCCACAAACAAGAAACAAACATTTCAGCATCATTACTATCTCCCTAAGCTGCTTAAGTTGTTCTTCCTGGCTTGATTCTCCACAATTCGCCTTGTTTTCGACAATTAGGACTTGCTGCGGCAACTTAGTAGACTCGAAAACAGATTGATAATCTGAAGGCACCAATTTATTGTTAACCAAGTATTGCTCATACCCCTCTTCCCACTCCCAGAATGGACAACCAGCACCTTCTCTCTGTCGCCAAATAAAGGGAAACCAATGAAATCAACTCAGTCATCAAATCACACAAAATACATCACACAAAATTTACAGCTAACTATTCTCACCGTTCGAGTTGGACAAATGTAGAACCGGCGGCCGTAGTTCTTGTCCGTCTTCGCTGTCAAGACCTTGAGAAACCGGCACTTACAGTACTCGCAATGAACAAGAGGGAGTTcattgtttgaaatccttcggcTTCGAGGTACTGAGTACCTGCTGTTCTCCATGGCCGACCTTGGAGGCGTCGTTGCCGTGCTGTACTCCATGGCCCGCGTGGGGGAGGGCGGCGGGGGGGGCGCTGGGCGCTGGGGGCGTGGGGGCGCTGGGTGGGCTCGCTGGGTGGGTGGGGGTGGGTGCTCGATGTGGTGGTGGGGGGCTCGCCGTGGATGGGGGCTGCTCGCCGTGGGGGTGCCCGCCTCGCTCGGTGCTCGGCGAAGCAGCAGCCGCCGATCCGTTTCTGCGCCCCTCCGTTCTGTCTGTTTGAGCAACGGGGGTAGACCGAAAGAGGAAACGGACTGGGGCAGAAGAGGAAGAAAAGGGTTGCAAAGCTCTCGGATGGCATTCTGGCGGATGTGTCGGGTTTCGTAATGGCAATCTGGCGAAGCACCGTTGCGGGATGGCAAATCACCGAAGCCCAGTTTTCATAATGGTCGAATTCCAAAAAGCCCCACGCAAAAATATCTTCCTCCACACTTTGTGCAATTCTCCAACCCCAACCGTCTATGAGAggaacaaacaaaacaaaacaaaaacgaGCGCCATACCGCTAGCTAATATATATCTATATCTTCTATATATGTATACCTAAttatcggtgttttcggaccaccaacGAGAAAATTTTTATTTATGCGTCGGGCTCGGATGGCGTGCTTGGAGGACACaagagtttatactggtttagacgGAACGTCcgtacgtccagtttgctgctgcttgtgttaccggcacttagtttgcagtaggggttacaaacagacgagagagtgaaatgatcccaagtctctgatagaaggagtgaatgggtgctgagagctcgatcgcctCTCAGCCGTGTGTTCATGTCGTgttcttgtgtttttatctcgtggttcCGTTCCCGGTAGGGGCGCcctacttttccttttataggcgaagggaaagtgcgggttacagcggaggaaaatgaCAAGAAtgaaagagagaagaaggcttccagaatcatcgggtccttctccttcatgacggtcccgctgatcctgtagatgtcaatagggacgacTCCACGTCGTGGTCCtgttcgtcactagcgccatgcgtaggcgtcatctgccggtcatggcgttccattccgtcccggcgaaagtcatggtgaactgacgcacctGTCAGCATTCGTgcaagggttaggcagaacagcaccagcGCGCCCGACACTATTCTTGACGTGAatacctaggcatggcccgtcatggccatgggttagaTCGATGCGtgctagtctcttccctggtgtcagagttttggcccaggcccatacacttggacctggagtggttggcgatggtatgggtccccgtcggacaagATGGAAAccgcatccttggggtcgggcgagacggagctcgcacccaaggggtcgggcgagacgaagctcaCGCCCTTGAGCAAGACGTAAACCGCgctcttggggtcgggcgagacggagcccgcacctaagggatcgggcgagacagagcccgcacccaaggggtcgggcgagacagagcccgcgaccaaggggttgggtgagatggaacccgcacccaaggggtcaggcgagacggagcccgaggccatgggcgagacggaaaccgtgtccatgggatcgggtgagacggagcccacggccttgggtgagaccccgcgaccttggggttggacgagaccttttaatacgtcttgctccatccggggaagtcagcgtgggcgctcaCTTCTTTGCTTTGGGTATCTCTAATATCAatacctgacagtagcccccgagcctgcagaggagtagaatactcctttggaggctttttcaGATGGGAGAACTCTGAGGcgcttggccttctttttgtagcccgtgGTGGGTCCTGGTGGGATGGCTGTTCCCTTTTGTCAcgatcggtcttcttgggggcatgtaaccgtaggattcgggaggttagaaagatttttcttgattccgatcctctaggatccgatcggtctgCCGTCGTACTGCAACCGTGCGTTCGatctccttacgagtccaactttccttgagtccccacgcgtagcaggggttcggtcgaaggttggctcatctttgtgatcgtcgtccctcaagtatttttttgataaaacgaaggggctgagccgtgccacgtTTTTTTTTCTCGATGGACGAAATATGGTGCTCGACGAGCTGTTAACGgactagtccgagtggggccctgacTTCCCATACGTGGGGGTCCGGCATGAGTCAGCTGGTGACAGACTCTAGATTcttagtggccaatccatatagttctccgGTCCGTTCaatcggtcccaagggctcgttgcctctCTTCGAGGAAAGACCGTGGACTGGAAACCAACCAAGACTCAAACGTGGGCCGGCATGCCCGTGGCGCTCGTGCGCCCgagtactggccgctagtgggcccatcctgatgaggacatcaacctcGACATGGGAATGGTtactccaactgaaccagcacaggcgccaccaggaccactcactcgagctcgtgcacgtgaattaaactttgtgatgattttgaagaatgaaggaccagaagtttcctaagtgcatgcgccatctatgctcatgatgaacctacccacaataatgtctaggtgctggccacctatgtgtttttagttttgtcaagaaataaccaggaaggtgctgcgccacctaaaTCAGGAAAGGGGATCAAGGAGATGGCGTGTGGCTGTTTGGGCACCTATTCCCTGCCTTGTGGGCAGGTTGGGCGCCTACCTTCCTCACGCCTCCTCCCCCAATTTAGCCAAGGGCTACGCCCCCTCTTTTGCTTGGGTTTTCTTTGATAAGTTTAGCCATTGTGCAAACGTCCTGTGCTGTAGTTGTGCTCAGCGGCCACCTGTGGACAG is part of the Miscanthus floridulus cultivar M001 chromosome 9, ASM1932011v1, whole genome shotgun sequence genome and encodes:
- the LOC136482004 gene encoding uncharacterized protein; protein product: MDCRWSDLIRLDAEPEVSVDAVEQIGDVGSNDKPVEHETCDVLGSLEDVECYEGVDWDRLQIAATVDEEGEGVLDIIDEDQLFCLLGLRTDDDQHDRPSETEAQAAAERDSPAGNRTADIDIDTTGAAIPVDDHVPGERLYAYDPNKPCMNIGTVYPNMKEFRLAMKQFAINEEFELHLVKTDKKRYIADCNADDCPWHINGRTQPDGITVKVTALIALHTCTSSARRRTTTPSSAWVASKAIHHLRKDSTIGTKNMQKLLQDEHKCQIHYDTVWKGRQIALEELFGSWQQNFEMLFNWRAEVLQRSPGSVIEIDIKQVDGKFYFHRFFCALSPCIEGFLEGCRPYVSVDSTALNGRWNGHMAAATAIDGHNWMYPLAFGFIDGETIDNWTWFMSQLHKAIGHLPVLAICTDACKGLEKAVKDVFPQAEHRECFRHLMQNFIKRFGGDIFSKMYPAARTYRPQVFRYFLNQIVTASPDVLEWLQNHHKLLWMRSAFNPEIKCDYITNNLAESFNNWIKDWKDLPVAELADKIREMIMTLWNKRRAISEKLHGRILPAVLQQLKARTRGLGNLTVVKAGAFAAEIHDTTSTHNRHVVKSHLHECTCVQWQHTGKPCQHALVLITAQQSSEVKMEDFVHDYYSVERFKNAYKRLIEPLPDKTQWPEVVLDFAVHAPLAKRPAGKPRKLRIKGCLEGGSGGMSKKDAKDAANQADKDAEIEAAKGKRQLIAGKRKCKRCGELGHGETSYKCKLNGTKKRKRKPRKNTTKYGPNAKVPTKRAKKQDNEPENPIVQPENATVEADNATVQALNETAIVPFVAEDSIVVTSPTKPNNEAILQDSPIRLTRSRFALLVGEGTNGQPTETDGSPSTTQGTPRKKRTTPKKLVPRKKN